A single window of Nitrospirota bacterium DNA harbors:
- a CDS encoding 6,7-dimethyl-8-ribityllumazine synthase: MRVPVKKPEALKGGKLTFAVIVSRFNPEITGRLLKGAMAGLKECQVDEKNIVVFEVPGAFEIPQAAAQVAKYRKVDAVICLGAVIRGETPHFEYISSETSRGIMEAGTKTGVPVLFGVLTVNSLQQAMKRAIGKNNKGREAALSAVEMAQLFKRIKAKMAREATG, translated from the coding sequence ATGCGGGTTCCAGTCAAAAAACCAGAGGCCCTCAAGGGGGGAAAATTAACTTTTGCCGTTATCGTCAGCCGGTTCAATCCCGAAATTACAGGGAGGTTGCTCAAAGGGGCGATGGCCGGGTTAAAGGAATGTCAGGTCGATGAGAAAAATATCGTCGTTTTTGAAGTTCCGGGCGCCTTTGAAATTCCTCAAGCCGCGGCCCAGGTTGCTAAATATCGCAAGGTGGATGCCGTGATTTGCCTGGGCGCGGTCATTCGGGGAGAAACCCCTCATTTTGAATATATCTCTTCTGAAACCTCCAGGGGGATCATGGAGGCGGGGACAAAAACCGGGGTCCCGGTTTTATTCGGCGTTTTGACCGTCAATAGTTTACAGCAAGCCATGAAAAGGGCCATAGGAAAAAATAATAAGGGCCGGGAAGCGGCCCTTTCCGCCGTGGAAATGGCGCAACTCTTTAAAAGAATCAAAGCGAAAATGGCAAGAGAAGCGACCGGCTAA
- the nusB gene encoding transcription antitermination factor NusB: MGTRRKSRECALQAMFQVDITHDRRYLLERYWKENPCSEVVKEFTTQLVTGCLEHLSEIDKILEKHTENWSLSRMGRVDRNVLRLAVYELFYREDIPAKVTLNEAIAIVKKYAEETSGAFINGILDRILKTEPKIQKKLESLDTASVNGESL; this comes from the coding sequence ATGGGAACCAGACGAAAATCACGTGAATGCGCATTACAGGCCATGTTCCAGGTTGATATTACCCATGACCGGCGATATTTGCTGGAGCGGTATTGGAAGGAGAATCCCTGCTCCGAAGTTGTGAAGGAATTTACGACTCAACTGGTAACCGGATGTCTTGAGCATTTGTCTGAAATTGATAAAATCCTTGAGAAGCATACCGAAAACTGGTCTTTGTCCAGGATGGGGCGTGTTGATCGGAATGTCCTCCGGCTGGCTGTTTACGAGCTTTTTTATCGTGAGGATATCCCTGCGAAGGTTACTTTAAATGAGGCGATAGCGATTGTGAAAAAATATGCGGAAGAAACTTCCGGAGCGTTTATTAACGGGATTTTGGACAGGATCTTAAAAACGGAGCCAAAAATTCAGAAAAAATTGGAAAGCCTGGATACGGCCAGCGTGAACGGGGAATCTTTATGA